A stretch of the Amycolatopsis sp. BJA-103 genome encodes the following:
- a CDS encoding alpha/beta fold hydrolase — protein sequence MVNLDGVLTRDGGVLRYGDLAGDGRPVVFTHGAGMDHRMFDAQALALNEAGHRVVSWDQRGHGESSLAPGARFTAESALDDLSALLDHLGLDRPVLVGHSLGGNLAQALVRRFPARVSGLVVVDSAWNTGPLTAVERFSLKLAAPALALIPASRLPGLMARASAVTPEGIAESEATFANMPKQVFLDVWRATVSFVAPEPGYRTPVPLGLIRGDRDRTGNIAVAMPRWARAEGVTEHVVPDAGHVVTLDAADAVSTVIRDIIDGWDAAIEERSA from the coding sequence ATGGTGAATTTGGATGGGGTGCTGACTCGCGATGGTGGGGTGCTGCGGTACGGAGACCTGGCGGGGGACGGGCGTCCTGTCGTCTTCACGCACGGCGCCGGGATGGACCACCGGATGTTCGACGCGCAGGCACTGGCCCTGAACGAGGCTGGTCACCGGGTGGTCAGCTGGGATCAGCGGGGACACGGCGAGTCGAGCCTCGCACCGGGTGCCCGGTTCACCGCGGAGAGCGCGCTCGACGATCTGAGCGCTCTGCTCGACCACCTCGGTCTCGACCGCCCGGTCCTTGTCGGGCACTCGCTCGGCGGGAACCTCGCGCAGGCACTCGTCCGTCGCTTTCCCGCGCGCGTGTCCGGTCTCGTCGTCGTGGACTCGGCGTGGAACACCGGTCCGCTCACGGCGGTCGAGCGGTTCTCGCTGAAACTCGCCGCTCCGGCGCTCGCCCTCATCCCCGCCTCGCGGCTCCCGGGTCTCATGGCCAGGGCCTCGGCCGTGACCCCGGAAGGGATCGCCGAGTCCGAGGCGACGTTCGCGAACATGCCCAAACAGGTCTTCCTCGACGTCTGGCGGGCCACCGTGTCGTTCGTCGCCCCGGAACCGGGCTACCGCACTCCCGTGCCACTGGGCCTCATCCGCGGCGACCGCGACCGCACCGGCAACATCGCGGTCGCGATGCCTCGCTGGGCGCGGGCCGAAGGTGTGACCGAGCACGTCGTTCCCGATGCCGGACACGTGGTCACCCTCGACGCGGCGGACGCGGTGAGCACGGTGATCCGGGACATCATCGACGGCTGGGACGCGGCGATCGAGGAGCGCTCGGCGTGA
- a CDS encoding SDR family NAD(P)-dependent oxidoreductase → MTVSYELPDLTGRTVVVTGTTSGLGLALSGALAAAGARILMTVRDAERGAAAVDQVRAGIDGAGSAEPVLLDLADLSSVRAAAAEIRERTGDRIDVLINNAAVSLGPHSRTRDGFELQIGTNHLGPAALTWLLMPALRAAGDRGRPARVVTTSSLGHRTGGLDLADLHWERRRYSPTRAYGASKLANLLFAAELDRRSRAAGDPVLSIAAHPGLTTSQLLTNALARGSTWRSRLLVLPDRYLSQPVTAGIAPQLMAATGPVESGDYLGPAGPFEIRGPAGPARRSAAAKDRGLANELWQVTSTATGVTPDPGPASDT, encoded by the coding sequence ATGACAGTGTCATATGAGTTGCCCGACCTGACGGGTCGCACCGTCGTCGTCACCGGGACGACCTCCGGCCTCGGTCTCGCTCTCTCCGGTGCGCTGGCGGCGGCCGGTGCCCGGATCCTGATGACCGTTCGCGACGCCGAACGTGGAGCGGCGGCCGTCGACCAGGTGCGAGCCGGGATCGACGGCGCCGGGTCGGCCGAACCCGTTCTGCTCGACCTGGCAGACCTCTCCTCGGTACGGGCCGCCGCCGCGGAGATCCGGGAACGCACCGGGGACCGGATCGACGTGCTGATCAACAACGCCGCGGTGTCGCTGGGGCCGCACAGCCGGACCCGGGACGGGTTCGAGCTGCAGATCGGCACCAACCACCTCGGCCCGGCCGCGCTGACCTGGTTGCTGATGCCCGCGCTGCGGGCAGCCGGAGACCGCGGGCGCCCCGCGCGGGTCGTGACGACGTCCAGCCTCGGCCACCGCACCGGCGGACTCGACCTCGCCGACCTGCATTGGGAGCGCAGGCGCTATTCGCCGACCCGCGCCTACGGAGCCTCCAAGCTCGCGAACCTCCTGTTCGCCGCGGAGCTCGATCGACGGTCGCGCGCCGCCGGGGACCCGGTGCTGTCGATCGCCGCTCACCCGGGGCTGACGACGTCACAGCTGCTGACCAACGCGCTCGCCCGCGGGAGCACGTGGAGGTCCCGCCTTCTCGTGCTGCCGGACCGCTACCTCTCACAGCCGGTCACCGCCGGTATCGCACCCCAGCTCATGGCCGCCACGGGACCGGTCGAAAGCGGTGACTACCTGGGCCCGGCCGGACCGTTCGAGATCCGCGGTCCGGCCGGTCCGGCACGCCGCTCGGCGGCTGCCAAGGATCGGGGGCTCGCGAACGAGCTCTGGCAGGTCACGAGCACCGCCACCGGGGTCACTCCAGATCCCGGGCCCGCAAGCGACACGTGA